Proteins encoded within one genomic window of Nitrospira sp.:
- a CDS encoding HAMP domain-containing protein encodes MSELNQPSGTFRRASEEVDDVHPIVFSRSMHRALPDHSRKFDQKPPHLRPVWIVLILLIPCVALTLYYSQVVAPGSEETGSFLPTTSYALVLLLLNLDLIGLVVLVLLLSRNLIKAYFERRHRLVGSGFRTKLIAAFIGFSLIPTVLLALVASGLVNKAVDVWFSEHIEKVMKDSYEVARMQHAGHVALAVNSARAISQELFREDLLTPVQRDLLIAAMARKRMEYGVAGIEVFSNRMETLTKALDTQIPTGVLDLPISQLVLQVINGKQEFTSVQEAQTGRLVRAAIPVASASRRGEIEGVVVVETYVPESLLTKMEGIGRQYTEYKQIKAMKNPIKAGAYLFVGVVTVLILFSATWFGFYVARGITVPIQRLAEATEAVAQGDLTVQIDAKATDEIGTLIASFNRMTQDLQGSKSKLEETNLTLRHTNVELDRRRAYIETVVDTIAAGLLSIDRNGVITTFNPSAERILGLAGDQLRGRPANEVFKEFGLDLFQTAYDRMLGDERDDFDLEGQLDVQGKLLTIGLKGSRMRDEASKDLGFVLVFEDLTELIKAQKVAAWQEVAKRVAHEIKNPLTPIQLSAQRLRKKFFEKSPDLDRVFDDATNVIINEVGSLKQMLDEFSKFARLPAPQMMRQSLHDVLRDVVTLYREAQKDIQFIVELDETLPLINFDREQLRRVFVNLFDNAVQAMSQRGRLWVGTRYDTKRRRAVVAVADEGPGIAPEDHDKLFVPYFTRKKTGTGLGLAIVRRIITDHEGQIQVGNNQPRGAVFKFDLPV; translated from the coding sequence ATGTCTGAGTTGAATCAGCCGAGCGGGACATTCAGGCGAGCCTCCGAAGAAGTCGACGATGTTCACCCCATCGTGTTCAGTCGGAGTATGCATCGGGCCTTGCCTGACCACTCACGGAAATTTGACCAGAAACCGCCCCACCTCCGTCCCGTTTGGATTGTTCTCATTCTTTTGATCCCTTGCGTCGCATTGACGCTGTATTACTCACAAGTGGTCGCACCGGGGAGTGAGGAAACCGGTTCATTCCTGCCTACGACCAGCTACGCGCTGGTGCTACTCCTGCTGAATTTGGACTTGATCGGCCTGGTGGTGCTGGTCCTCCTGCTGTCCAGAAATCTGATCAAGGCCTACTTTGAACGTCGACATCGGCTCGTAGGGTCGGGATTCCGAACGAAACTGATCGCGGCGTTCATCGGCTTTTCGCTGATTCCCACCGTGCTGTTGGCTCTTGTGGCGAGCGGATTGGTGAACAAAGCCGTTGATGTCTGGTTCAGCGAACACATCGAAAAGGTCATGAAAGACTCCTATGAAGTGGCTCGAATGCAACATGCGGGGCATGTGGCGCTTGCCGTGAACAGTGCCAGGGCGATTTCTCAGGAATTATTTCGGGAGGATTTGCTGACACCGGTACAGCGAGATCTCTTGATTGCGGCCATGGCAAGGAAACGTATGGAGTATGGGGTGGCCGGGATCGAAGTGTTTTCGAACAGGATGGAGACCCTGACGAAAGCATTGGATACTCAGATTCCAACCGGTGTGCTGGATTTGCCGATCAGTCAATTGGTCTTACAAGTGATTAACGGCAAGCAAGAGTTTACCTCGGTACAGGAGGCGCAAACCGGGAGATTGGTTCGCGCGGCGATTCCGGTGGCTTCCGCGAGCCGCCGGGGTGAGATCGAGGGGGTCGTGGTCGTCGAGACGTACGTCCCGGAGTCGCTGTTGACAAAAATGGAGGGGATCGGTCGGCAGTATACAGAATATAAACAGATCAAGGCGATGAAAAACCCGATTAAGGCAGGGGCATACTTGTTTGTTGGGGTGGTGACCGTCTTAATTCTCTTCAGCGCCACGTGGTTCGGGTTCTATGTGGCCCGTGGCATCACCGTTCCCATTCAACGTTTGGCGGAGGCCACAGAGGCGGTGGCCCAAGGAGATCTCACGGTTCAGATCGATGCCAAAGCAACGGATGAAATCGGGACACTGATCGCGTCGTTCAATCGCATGACGCAGGACCTGCAAGGGAGTAAGTCCAAACTGGAGGAGACGAACCTGACGCTGCGACATACGAACGTCGAGCTGGATCGGCGCCGAGCCTACATTGAAACGGTGGTGGACACGATTGCCGCCGGCCTCTTGTCGATTGATCGTAACGGGGTGATCACCACCTTCAATCCATCGGCAGAGCGCATCTTGGGCCTCGCCGGGGATCAATTGAGAGGGCGACCGGCCAATGAGGTCTTCAAGGAGTTTGGGTTGGACTTGTTTCAGACGGCCTATGACCGTATGTTGGGCGATGAGCGCGACGACTTTGATCTGGAGGGCCAACTGGATGTTCAGGGGAAGTTGCTCACGATCGGCTTAAAGGGGTCTCGAATGCGGGACGAGGCCAGCAAGGATCTCGGATTTGTGTTGGTCTTCGAAGATCTGACGGAGTTGATCAAGGCGCAGAAAGTCGCGGCTTGGCAGGAGGTGGCCAAGCGGGTTGCGCATGAAATCAAGAATCCGCTCACGCCGATTCAATTGTCGGCCCAGCGGTTGCGCAAGAAGTTCTTCGAGAAATCTCCGGATCTCGACCGGGTTTTTGATGATGCGACGAATGTCATCATCAACGAAGTCGGCAGTCTCAAACAGATGTTGGACGAGTTTTCCAAATTCGCCCGGCTGCCTGCTCCACAAATGATGCGACAATCGCTGCACGACGTGCTCCGTGACGTGGTGACGTTGTATCGTGAGGCGCAGAAGGATATCCAGTTTATCGTCGAGCTGGATGAAACGTTGCCGCTCATCAATTTTGATCGCGAACAGCTACGGCGGGTATTTGTGAATCTGTTCGACAATGCCGTTCAAGCGATGAGTCAGCGCGGGAGACTCTGGGTCGGTACGCGATACGACACGAAACGCCGACGTGCCGTGGTGGCTGTCGCGGACGAAGGTCCCGGTATTGCTCCAGAGGATCATGACAAACTGTTTGTGCCGTATTTTACCCGCAAGAAAACGGGAACCGGATTGGGATTGGCAATCGTTCGCCGAATAATCACCGATCACGAAGGACAGATCCAGGTAGGCAACAATCAGCCGAGAGGCGCCGTGTTTAAGTTCGATCTCCCGGTATAG
- a CDS encoding phosphoribosylglycinamide formyltransferase — translation MSTSRTTPLRVAVLASGRGSNLQAVIDGIEAGQVQAQIVAVISNKKDAVALERARKHGLKDLFVDPKPFAGKPDSREAYDRALLEILQQHSVELVLLAGYMKIVTAVLVNAYADRMMNIHPSLLPSFPGLEVQKKAIEWGCKLAGCTVHFVTEGVDEGPIIIQAAVPILDTDTSETLSARILVQEHNIYPRAVQLFAEGRLRVDGRRVFIDVAKSDGEAIISLS, via the coding sequence ATGTCGACTAGCCGAACGACCCCATTACGTGTGGCGGTGCTGGCATCCGGCCGTGGCTCCAACCTGCAAGCCGTTATCGATGGAATTGAAGCAGGGCAAGTTCAAGCTCAGATCGTTGCCGTTATCAGTAATAAGAAGGACGCCGTCGCCCTGGAGCGGGCTCGGAAGCATGGGCTCAAAGATCTGTTTGTGGATCCCAAGCCCTTTGCGGGGAAACCTGACAGTCGTGAGGCCTACGATCGTGCCTTGTTGGAAATCCTTCAGCAGCATAGTGTCGAACTGGTCTTGCTTGCAGGCTATATGAAAATAGTCACGGCGGTTTTGGTCAATGCCTATGCTGATCGCATGATGAACATTCACCCTTCGCTGCTGCCGTCCTTCCCTGGATTGGAGGTGCAGAAGAAGGCCATCGAGTGGGGTTGCAAGTTGGCCGGATGCACCGTGCATTTCGTGACGGAAGGAGTGGATGAGGGGCCGATCATCATCCAAGCGGCTGTGCCGATCCTTGACACGGATACCTCCGAAACCCTTTCCGCCAGAATACTTGTGCAGGAACACAACATCTATCCTCGAGCCGTACAGCTCTTCGCCGAAGGTCGACTCAGAGTGGACGGACGCCGAGTTTTTATCGATGTAGCCAAGTCAGATGGCGAGGCGATCATCAGTCTATCGTAG
- a CDS encoding phosphoribosylformylglycinamidine cyclo-ligase, producing the protein MTTYRDAGVDIDAGDEFVDRIKPLVRSTFRPEVLTDLGGFGGLFGFQAGKYKDPVLVSGTDGVGTKLKIAFMLDKHDTVGIDLVAMCVNDIAVSGAEPLFFLDYFATGKLSVSKAREVIAGIAEGCRQAGCALIGGETAEMPSFYPEGEYDLAGFAVGAVDRPKIIDGRHIMPGDVIIGVASSGLHSNGYSLARRVLFEQAKLSVTSRLAELDGSIGEVLLTPTRIYAKQILALVEQFPIKGIAHITGGGITENLPRVFPKGVRARITRTAWPVSPIFDVMSRVGRIDREEMYRVFNMGIGLIFVVPPDAVPGVLAQAATLGDRGWQIGEIVSSTGEEPEVEYVD; encoded by the coding sequence ATGACAACCTATCGCGATGCCGGTGTGGATATCGATGCGGGTGATGAATTCGTCGATCGCATTAAGCCGCTCGTTCGATCGACGTTTCGTCCTGAAGTCCTGACCGACTTGGGAGGCTTTGGCGGGCTTTTTGGTTTTCAAGCCGGCAAATATAAAGATCCTGTCCTCGTTTCTGGAACGGATGGAGTCGGGACCAAACTGAAGATTGCCTTCATGCTGGATAAGCACGACACCGTCGGCATCGATCTGGTGGCGATGTGTGTGAATGATATTGCGGTGAGTGGGGCGGAACCGCTGTTCTTTTTGGACTATTTCGCGACCGGGAAGTTGTCTGTCTCGAAGGCTCGTGAAGTGATTGCTGGGATCGCCGAAGGCTGCCGTCAAGCCGGCTGTGCGCTGATCGGAGGAGAAACCGCTGAGATGCCGTCATTCTATCCCGAGGGGGAGTACGACCTGGCCGGCTTTGCCGTAGGTGCCGTGGATCGTCCCAAGATTATTGATGGTCGGCACATTATGCCCGGGGATGTGATCATCGGTGTGGCCTCTTCGGGGCTCCATAGTAACGGCTACTCTCTGGCCCGGCGCGTTCTGTTCGAACAAGCCAAGTTGAGCGTGACCAGCCGCCTGGCTGAGCTTGATGGATCCATCGGGGAGGTGCTCCTGACACCGACTCGGATTTATGCAAAGCAGATTTTGGCGCTTGTTGAACAGTTTCCCATTAAAGGGATCGCGCATATCACGGGGGGGGGAATTACGGAGAATTTGCCACGCGTGTTTCCAAAAGGAGTCCGGGCAAGAATTACTCGCACGGCCTGGCCGGTGTCGCCGATCTTCGACGTGATGAGTCGTGTGGGACGGATCGATCGAGAAGAGATGTACAGGGTGTTCAACATGGGGATCGGGTTGATTTTCGTAGTCCCTCCTGATGCAGTGCCTGGCGTGCTGGCTCAAGCCGCAACACTGGGAGACCGGGGTTGGCAGATCGGCGAGATCGTGTCTTCTACCGGAGAGGAACCGGAGGTCGAGTATGTCGACTAG
- a CDS encoding sigma-54-dependent Fis family transcriptional regulator: MSASILIVDDEEAIRTSLRSILEDEGYEVAVAANGLEALKIYGTDPPDLMILDIWMPEMDGLETLRRVKEFVPTTQVMMISGHGSIETAVKAIKLGAYDYIEKPLSLENVTFRVKQALEQYRLAQENRALRSKVERKFELVGQSPVMQRLRALIETAGPTNSRVLIGGENGTGKELVARAIHLHSTRSDHPFVAVNCAAIPETLIESELFGHEKGSFTGAISMKRGQFEQADGGTLFLDEIGDMSLSTQAKVLRALQEQQFTRVGGTKLMKVDVRVLAASNKDLEKEISKGQFREDLYYRLNVVPIVVAPLRERREDIPALIQHFMKLHAEEQGLRMKDVSPEAMGVFQQYDWPGNIRELRNLIERLMIMVPSVVIEAAQATLSLQGRTTGVVSANASAAPPLLAKSYDSLRDARNAFEKEYISRKLREHHWNISRTADDLKIERSHLHRKIKLLDVEMRPEG; this comes from the coding sequence ATGTCAGCATCGATTTTGATCGTGGATGATGAGGAGGCCATTCGGACGTCGCTGCGAAGTATCCTTGAAGATGAGGGATATGAAGTCGCTGTTGCAGCCAATGGACTTGAAGCGCTGAAGATCTATGGAACGGATCCTCCGGACCTCATGATCCTGGATATTTGGATGCCGGAGATGGATGGTCTGGAAACCTTGCGACGAGTAAAGGAGTTTGTGCCAACGACTCAAGTGATGATGATATCTGGTCATGGCTCCATCGAAACGGCGGTGAAGGCGATTAAGCTGGGAGCGTATGACTATATTGAGAAGCCGTTGTCGCTGGAAAACGTGACGTTTCGCGTGAAACAGGCATTGGAGCAGTATCGATTGGCTCAGGAGAATCGGGCGTTACGGAGTAAGGTTGAGAGAAAGTTTGAGCTGGTCGGGCAATCTCCGGTGATGCAGCGTCTGAGAGCGCTCATCGAAACGGCCGGTCCGACAAATAGTCGGGTCCTGATCGGGGGAGAGAATGGAACCGGAAAGGAGCTTGTTGCCAGAGCGATTCATCTCCATAGCACGAGATCGGACCATCCCTTTGTGGCGGTGAATTGTGCCGCCATTCCTGAAACTTTGATCGAGAGTGAGCTGTTCGGCCACGAGAAGGGTTCCTTTACGGGTGCCATATCCATGAAACGGGGACAGTTCGAACAGGCCGACGGCGGCACGCTCTTTCTCGATGAGATCGGTGACATGAGCCTCAGTACGCAGGCCAAAGTCTTGCGCGCCTTGCAAGAACAGCAGTTTACGCGAGTCGGTGGAACGAAGTTGATGAAGGTGGATGTGCGGGTGTTGGCCGCGTCCAATAAGGACTTAGAAAAAGAAATTAGCAAGGGGCAATTCCGAGAAGATTTGTACTACCGCCTCAATGTCGTTCCGATCGTGGTCGCGCCGTTGCGAGAGCGACGAGAAGATATTCCGGCGCTCATCCAACATTTCATGAAGTTGCACGCCGAAGAACAGGGGCTGCGGATGAAGGACGTGTCACCGGAAGCGATGGGTGTCTTTCAGCAATACGACTGGCCGGGAAATATCCGGGAACTTCGCAATTTGATTGAGCGGCTTATGATCATGGTGCCGAGTGTTGTCATTGAAGCCGCACAGGCCACGCTCTCGTTACAGGGCCGGACTACGGGTGTTGTTTCGGCCAATGCCTCTGCGGCGCCCCCGCTTCTGGCCAAATCCTACGATTCACTTCGGGATGCTCGGAACGCCTTCGAAAAGGAATACATCAGCCGAAAGCTGCGGGAGCACCATTGGAATATTTCCCGGACGGCTGATGATCTCAAGATCGAGCGGAGTCATCTTCACCGAAAGATCAAGCTATTGGATGTGGAGATGCGACCGGAAGGGTAA
- a CDS encoding transglutaminase domain-containing protein: MDRPLNITLQQIPSGYQGTVRTLKHIIDLVKQGAKDFHVRQTAIDILLQRGIRAKDYLGEVKALFEWVQQNIRYTKDTFRVEVLHSARRMLELRAGDCDDMSILLGAMLESIGHPVRLVIIGPDPLKQDLFTHIYLEVFHKGCWISLDATMPYPMGWAPKTFVKKIIAMERRPSMMSADMDLHGFGAELEVPTWLRSLIRAIRSEAIRPKDERVRSLWNELRKRQQLSTHPWIKEVLQRIWTKGLAARPRPLTTEKLVTRLRQIGLLPPRGTGPAAHHPRRPPMVMRPVRVVPVRPVRAHR, translated from the coding sequence ATGGACAGGCCATTGAACATCACTCTGCAACAGATCCCGAGTGGGTATCAGGGTACAGTACGAACGCTCAAACATATCATCGATCTGGTTAAACAAGGGGCGAAGGACTTTCATGTACGTCAGACCGCGATTGACATCCTGTTACAACGAGGCATCAGAGCCAAAGACTACTTGGGTGAGGTTAAAGCGCTGTTCGAATGGGTACAGCAGAACATCCGTTATACCAAAGACACGTTTCGAGTAGAGGTGCTTCACTCAGCCAGACGGATGTTGGAACTCCGTGCAGGGGACTGCGACGACATGTCGATCCTATTGGGAGCGATGTTGGAGTCAATTGGCCATCCTGTACGGTTGGTGATCATCGGGCCGGATCCACTCAAACAAGATCTCTTTACGCATATTTATCTTGAGGTTTTTCACAAGGGTTGCTGGATCTCGCTGGATGCCACCATGCCCTATCCGATGGGCTGGGCACCGAAGACATTCGTTAAAAAGATCATCGCGATGGAAAGGAGACCAAGCATGATGTCAGCAGACATGGATCTACATGGCTTCGGGGCGGAGCTAGAAGTCCCGACGTGGCTGAGAAGTCTGATCCGGGCAATAAGAAGCGAGGCGATACGGCCAAAAGACGAGCGAGTGAGGTCACTCTGGAATGAATTGAGAAAGCGGCAGCAGTTAAGCACGCACCCATGGATCAAGGAAGTTCTACAGCGTATTTGGACGAAGGGACTTGCTGCTCGTCCACGCCCACTGACGACGGAAAAACTGGTAACGCGTCTGCGACAGATCGGTCTTCTTCCTCCGAGGGGAACTGGTCCAGCGGCACATCATCCTAGACGACCTCCAATGGTCATGCGGCCGGTGCGGGTTGTCCCGGTCAGACCGGTGCGGGCACATCGATAA